Part of the Vigna unguiculata cultivar IT97K-499-35 chromosome 3, ASM411807v1, whole genome shotgun sequence genome, TTGCATGTTCGTGGAATCGGAGTTTATCGGCGCCGATACCGGCTCCGCGGCAGCGGCGGTCAGGCTCGAGCTCTCGCTGCTGGAATGGTCCGGGTCGGGCGGCGGGGGTGGGGGGGCGGCGTCGGAGGTTTTGGCGGGTTTGTTGGAGCGTTTGGATTTACGGCACCCGCCGCCGACGGGGACGTTGCGGAGGACGCCGCCCTTGGTCCAGTAGCGGCGACAGTTTTTGCAGAAGTGGCGAGGCTGGGAGAGGTTGTAGTTGTTGTAGTAACAGAACTTGGTGTTGAGGGAGTCGCAGCGGGGGCACTTGAGGGCCTGGTGGTTCTGGTGGTGGGGTCGGAGCCTCCTGTCCGCGGCGGCGGTGCCGGAGAAAAACCTGGTTCCGCCTCCTCCTCCCGGTGTCCCTGGTGCCATGGAGTGTATTTGCTGCATTTGGTGGAGTTAAATGGGAGGGAGAAGTTTTGATTAGATGCACCTGAAAGCAGTGTTTATGTCAGTGAGTGTGTTGGTGTTGTGGTCGTTGAGTAAACACACATGTGTGTCTGTGTGGAGAGAGTACGGAGAAGAAAaagcagagagagagagaagagaattgGGATGCGGAATGAGAACGGCGTTTGAGAGAGTGACAAATATGCCTGGAGTCTGCAACACCGTCCTTCTGAGCTCTCTATATTACTTACTGAGTTGTAATGTTTGTTATGTCATGTTTGGGGATTTGGGAGGGAAGGTGAATTGACCCAACAATCCCTATAACATAGCCGTAACTACTTTCGCAGCCCAACCCACGCACTTTTTAATACGCCTAAGATATTCAATTcattcatctttattttctataacTCTCAATTATAACATAAGTTACaccataattacaaaatataatatgcaGATTAATAAGTATATgcattaatgaaatttaaaagtatttgttAGTGTATGCTTACTTTATTAGTTTAatgttaaatcaattttattgtgtaatttaaattattcttttttttttcggaaCAGGCACGTGATgttgaaattaataattgacTTTATATTAAGAAGAGCATATTGATGATGACATTGTTACTGTTAAATTATTTCACTATTCTATtgtactaaaaaatatatttaatatcgaTCTGTCTTAATATCAAATTCAATGATTTTTCAATAAAACTGAatgatacattttagttttaaattaattagtgTGTTGTGTATTTCGTTGTTTAcagttttatattaataacatatttttagaatttgtcttaacagaaaatgttaaatttatcaTACAACGCTTAATTGTGTgctttatatgtatttttattaaacataacTAGTAATAAATTACATGAGAATCGTATACTTTTATATTAGATAATTATATAACATCAactatgtaaaaaataataatatatagtatGCTTAAATTATCTATTAACTTTTTgtggtattattttttataatatcatttGTTTTCAGAGCACATACTATTGTAAAACATTATTAATAGGATTttgttcaaaaaaaataatgcatttTATCCACAAAacccaatacaccccaacctCTCACCCCAAGTGTCCCCCCACTTCGCAAGGCAGGTTGTTGTCAGTGGGTATCGAACCTcaaacctgacctttaacaccctgGTGAAAGATGCTACCAAACACGAGTACTTCTTTTTTGCCTTTTCTGTcgttcttcttaacgggacacgcttacctggaacccttcccaggaagactttcgatacaaggACCATATTACGCTCATCTAAGTCGATTTTAACCATCGACTCTaatcagtggcggatcttgactaaaaatgttggaggagccaaaataatataattttttgttcattaaattagattattagtataatgtttcaaaaaataattcctTAAACTCAACAATTGGATTATTAGATTAGACCATtaatataatgtttcaaaatatatgaagaagtaAAATGTATTTGTTCTCATCTTCACCAACAACTtcccttttattatttttaaaaaataaatctattattttattttccatctgtataaatatttttttcaaaataatataagaatacaattttttcttgtatattcataaaaaatgaatttgtaaaaggtttgtaagataaaaaatcatgttaataactcttaaactaatattttattatcaggTAAGACGATAGagagttactttttttttcaaaaaagaaagaaaacaaatgagaaataaaaataataataatgagtttgtgtctaattttcttttcttcaaaaacaaaaaagaaaacacatggGAATGAGAGATGAATACAATTTGTGAAAGATTAGAAAGACAatgagaaagaaacaaaaaatatcttaataaatattttgtttaattattatttttttgtttctttatttgtcTAAAAATGTCTAATTGATTGTCTAATGTTTTTTTAGTCTATATTTGTTGAAAATTGAAACGGTTAAAACGGTTAATAGGAATGTTTTGCTTTGTTGGTGCAATTAACATAATTCTAgtgttaattttgatgaaaaactTTTTGATCCGctccaaaaaaatttaatgaaaataaccaaattgcatcaactttttaaaaaatcgaaaccaaattgagactacaAAAACTAAATGACCAACTTTGTTAAGATTAAaggttgtattttataaaagaaataaaaagtcacacaatttaatttccattaatttctaaaatatactacatataatttttaaaaaatttaaaaatttaaaagatatatataatttaaaataatttcaaaaatataaatataattaaaaaaataaaaaatatacatataatttaaaaaaaaaatattgggggggccatggcccctccctGCCCTTTAAATAATTCGTCCCTAACTCTGATACTACTTGTTAGGTTTACAGAAGAGGTTTCATTAGGGAGTACAACACTAATTGTTGCGGGTTGCACAATTGTCCTATGACGAAGGCCAAGTGGGTCAAGTCACAATCCAAGTGATATTCCTAGTAGGACAATTgctgagggggagattgttgcaAGTGACATCAATTGTCCCGTGACATAGGCTAAGTAGACTGAATCACAATCGTGGCGACTTatgttacactcttaagtaaaaagagttgtgTCCTGactaataattatagtttttagcCTAGTGATAAGCGATcaatccttatatatatatatatatatatatatatatatatatatatatatatatatatatatatatatataacttaaataaaaatattgataaaaacaattattatacACAACTTAAACTCCACAGTATCAAATCTAAGAgcataattttcatatttctgGAGTATCAAATCTAAGAGCatcaattttcatatttcaaagaaaaatgcaCTGAAAATTAAATCCAAACCATACTAAAAAGTCTAACAACTCAtccatttattaaaaataactccATATACTTTCATGTATTCTTCATCTAATTCTAAAAATCATTACCACATTTAGTtccaatatacatataataaactaaatatCACATACTTTACCTATCTAAAAATCAACTCATTGAATAAACGTAACTATTAAATCCTCTTGTTTGGATGTAGAGTGTCTACAAGTTTAAACTTCTCTTGTCACtttaaaaaatctaatataACTCAAAGTAATAAACCAACTATCAATTCATACACCAATAATATCTTCCATGTACCAAATATCttatgagaagaagaaaaaagaatactTAATAGGAATGGATtcacttataaaaaataattacgaCTAACCAACTATGTTTCTTATCTAGCTACATAGTTACCTCGTTGAAAATGTAATCAAACAAATTACCATTAATAAGATTTTTCTCAGAATTTAGAGTGTTTTAAAAAAGGtactaaaaaatgaattttgaaatgtaataaaaacaaCATCTTTTCTCAATCTAGAAACCTAAATTTCGAagttcatttaaaataaaaaatccaataaattaaaagttaagtaaaattttaaaattacgtCAATTTGATACGAGCAATTAAAACTAAACGAAATTGTTTTAGATAAactatgagaaaaaaataattaaatcactAACACATCATTAAATGCAAATAATGTATAGAAAAAATCGtaagaagaaaaactaattgTCGTGATAATTAAAAGTTGTAAATCTAAATTGGATAGTTATACATAAACGACAAATGTTAAAAGTTAGTGGTAAATTGTCATCTTAGAAAGTAAtgcacattttttttccttttagttttaataatttgatcaactatataaatcaaaattatgatTTCTACTCTTTGCGATAAGTGAATATTCTACCAGAGCTTCTCTCTTCTCCTTCCCTTCCTCTCtatactaattaagaaattagttAACAtcgtttaatttaaataatttaattcaataattatcATTCACCGAAACATTGtatcaatataaaaaagaagataaaaataaaaactcggttaaagaaatataattaaaaaatatcaataatatataattagttaacattatttacttctactttatattttgtatcgacttattcttttaaaatttaacaattatatacagttaatttatcaataattatgtTAGTATGATTTATACTGTACTCATTATAagaatcaataactttatggttttgtttcattattatttttatttttagaatttatatatataataaatgaaaaaatatgagaaaaaatataattctctaatacaatcaattaaattaaaaaaaaatacaaaacaaagctCGTAATCTTGTAATAGATATTATAACATTTTGTGTGTTGAAATTAAGGTGAGACAATGAGTTTAccgaaaaataaaagaagaaaaaatgtatGAGAAACAGAGTTGAAAATGGAGGGTAGGGTGGGGACATGGAGCGAAGTGAGGGGTGGTTGGAAGGTGTAATCCAGAAAACCAGTTGTCGCATTGCTTTGTCGGCCACTCCTATGTGTATATCTATCCATAGTTCAACAAAACAACTAactctctcctttcttctctttttctttctgtcAAACAGATGGTGTACACTCACCCACGttccctcttcttcttctttcacaaaATCTCTTCCTACACCATAAATTCATTATTCTAACCTTCTTCTTTCAACAATTTAATCATAATAAAGTCTTTACGTAAGAAATTTTCACCTTAAGAAGGAGAATCCAACACCTGCATTCCGATGCTCTTGccgaatattttaataataatgtacTGTATGTTCCATCGGACTATCGGCAATGCATAATTCGCCGGTCCATCGAACAAGGTTGGGAGAACTTGCATATGAAAcaggaccatcggtcgatcggcccACAAAAACCATGCGAACCCATGAAGGACTATCGGTCACTTAAATAAACTACATATGAACCTCAtaaaggaccatcggtcgatcggtccCACAGATAAATCACACATTATCTTGTAAGGGACCACTGGTCGATTGGCCCCACAGGTAAATCACACGTTACCTCGTAAGGGACCACCGGTCGATCGGCACCACAGGTAAATCACATGTTACCTCATaagggaccatcggtcgatcggccaaACAGAAAACCTGAACCAATCAGctagattaattaaaattaaacaagtcagtaatcaTGATTAAGGGATCATTGGGCCAtgattaaggaaccctaattATAGGCCCACAccggaaactataaatagggcccagaGGTAGGTTGGTAGGGATCTttattcgcatttattacaacagTTACGATTATTCATCGATCGCTCCAtcaactgacttaagcatcggagctttttagacaggtaccccgatcgtctgTTCAACCGATCGAACAAGGAGGAAGATTACTTGGCGAGAAAGTTACAACAGATTATTTAGAGAGGAGGCATAAAGGAGAAAGGAGTAAAATTGAAGTGCTTCTTAGTAGGTGCTTGGTCTCTACACCCGAAACAAATAATAACATGATTTTGACTATATTCAAAAGATAAGTTTAACTCAACATTTAACTTCACAGAAAACTCCCTTTTGTTAGTCTATGGCGGTGTCATGCACATACAACGGTGCATCATACTTGTTTGACTAATTGTTTAACCTAATTTAAGTAGTTATCATTTGAAAATGACTATATTCACTATTTTAAAACAACGTGGGTTCGTTTAAGAAtgttcaaaataacaaaatagctatttaattataatcattatatttcatcaacatttttgccaatgtaaataatgtaattatcttcttctttttcatttcatttcgaATCATATATAGGATTATCTAAATAAAAGCTCAATATACTTATATTATAATCAATGTCGTTTtagattatcattttataattggtttaatagaaaatattattttctttttagaatttgaaatgttttgtaataaaatatatttttaaatttaaatttaaaaattatttaagagtgatcaaattacttaaaaatagataagttcaaatttcacttaaaactaTAAGagttgtgatttttattttattgttaaacaTGTTTCATTTGAATAGGGATTATTCCATAATCTTAAGTTCGTCAGCCGTCATTGTTAGGGTCAAAATTGCTGAGCATTTGAGGTCTTATCAGTTTTGGGGTTTGTGCTTCATCatgattttattcttaaaaaccATCTCAAAGACTGCAACgaataatatgtatttaaaatgtCTTAAAACTTGATTCCTAAGAGATGTGGGACTAGGCATCCGAGGTATTGTCAATCACTATAAATTCGAGGTATTATCTGTTTTGAAACGGAAAGTTTCATTacaattttgtccttaaaagacgTCTTAAAGATTAGAAAAATGAATGAGTATTTGAATTGCCTTGCTGCTCAACTCCTAAATAATGTGAGACTATTGAGCATGATAAGAACAAAgaagaatttcaatttttcgtTAAAGTTTAAGgaataaaaacatgttttaccttttttttttacttatgtcATTAACATTATGTATTGCTGATTTATgtagattattatattttttagttatcgtTAGTGAAAACTTTCTTGGTATATATTAAAGATGCTTTTTTTAGTTGATCttaaaactttttcttttcaatgttAGTCATGcttatttttttactcattatagttattttttgaacaccataagtaaattttttttttcaatattagaTTGGACAATATTACATTTGATCAATATTAGAGAATGTTTTTTATTGAGTCTACTGaacttttttcttattaatttaatgggaattaattttttttatcaccctTATATtgttgtatattattattttttctcatttaatattttagtttgagttTTTGTACTATATGTACCATTCGACCAGGCCGAATAGAGTAGGATATACATAGTGTGTGTTTAGATTATCGTTTGAACATTCAAAAGTCACTTGAAGAGCATTGAATGTCACACCCATTTGTTtggtaattttttctttttttttttacatttcatGGAGTATTAAAGAGGTCCAAAGTGTGATTGTATGCAAAGAAACACCTTTGATATTTTTCCTTTGGATGAAATTAAGTTTCCTTCAACCAAACTCAACTTTTTCAATGGTGATCCAAACACACACATAATTGACTGAACAATTAATGAGATAACTAGTCAGTCAACaccaaaataaactaaatacaTGCTTAGTCTAAACAAGTTAGTAAACAAGCTCATCAAGAATTGAGTTGTAATTAGGCTCCTCTTAGTTAAAAGCTCAtgggaaaaaattaaaaatacatggTTGTTGGTACATTTATTATGCATTTATTACTtacaacattaattattttgaggGATCGAATTCAAACTAACTTTAGGGTCAGAGTATCTTTAGCAAATACCTACTGATTGGTTGACGAATACGATTATCTGAACAGAAAGGACCCATATCGAAGTGAGAACATACAAAAATTATCTTAAGTGGACGATTGAATGaagtttattgttattatttgttgttcatgtttataataattattaattgggaaaaaatttaaacaacattggttaagatttttatttttgtcaataaattagggaaaattttcaatctatattaataaaaaaattggtaaataAACCTCATATACTATCATTGTAAAAATAAACTTCTATAAATAATAGACTAAATAATTATGATcgatataaattgaaaataatatatgataatatcaCACTACTAACAATACTAAATTTACTGACGAAGATTATCAAGAAATCCAAATGCGTTGGTAATATGTCAGTTAACATTCTTCAtgcaacttttttaattttttggtaatATGAATTTGTACAACTACACATTTTTCTTAACGCATTACATTCACATCCTATATCATAACTTTGTCAatgttattttatgttatttaataaatgtttgtttgtaataatgtaaatattagGTTGTTGGCTTGACTGTAatatataggttaaaatatatttttgtccaattttttattgaaattattcaatttgatttatttatttatttattttttaattaagttcaattttttgttaaaagagaatatttttatacatgtcacatgtcaattttatagtatttttattttttatttttatttttttgatttttttaaagtatttttcacGTGTTGAGTTCATATTATGTCATATGATAGTGTCAACACTAAGTGTTAGCACTATGTGTTATTATCTtgtattcaattaatttttatatttaattttttattcaattgattttttttttaaaaacaatttaatatttccttctctaaaatatagttatatagTTGAATTCAACACCTAccgataaataaataaattacaaaacttgttctattattatatattgtttaatttataatattatttgattacaaaacttttcttcttacaatgttgaaaatgatttttttactcatatttaatttgttttatatctttaaattctcttttatatatatatatatatatatatatatatatatatatatatatatatatactatttaattttaaatattgattttaaactCTTAAATTTGAAAccaaaacaattaagaaaataagaaggaagatttacaatttcttatttttcaaagagttttctttatatttttttattttagatattataaacttttttacaaaaatCCAAGTTAGTATCGAAACattgtaattataaaatgatattaactTTCCCCCTACTCTTATAAAATTGTTCGattcttttaaattgtttatgttttagtagttttttcattttctattttatcacGTCGATAAAATCATTTAGGAATATTGATTGcaaaattacaataattttaacaagacttttctttttttcttacgGTCAATTAAATTGTATGTTGTTATTTCATTAATTACTTCATATATTTATTCAAAGATAATAATAGTAAGGCAGAGAATGATAGTTTCCATATGATTTCAAATACtgtttataagatttttttttaatttaaaatagttacattatattaattttattatatttttagctCAATACTATCTCAGATTgtcattaaaatttgttaattgtattttaattttaaatttatgttttttactatAATGTTGTTATAAATTTCTACTTATATACTGGGATAGGccaattttttagttaaaaaagggtaggatttaatattataaactaAATGAAACttgtaatgataaatttttttataatttatttatttttattaataaataaactgaattaaactacattttaaaaatgaataatattgaattcatttaaaaaataattgagactcaattaaataaaaattaaatataaaaattaaattcaatataaaataataacatttggTGCTTATACAGTCGCATAACACTAATTTATTATGTGATATGACATAAACTtgacacataaaataaaattaaaataaaaaataaaaaaaatattacaagatGACacataatatgtataaaaataacGTTAATGTCATTTATACAAGTATAGGATATAATTAGATCGCTTTAATAAAATTCaggacaaaacaaaaaatagctTAATACATATGCTGCTTTGATTATAGGTTTGGTTGTATACATACAGGTTTTAGTAGGAGATATGGAAAACCAAATTTGGCATCAAAGTAACCTCAAATAACTAAGGAATTATACTGATGTCAATAATTGGTTACAATAATTTGACAATAGATAATGTTTATTAGTAATTTCCTACagatatattttcttaaaagtacTCGGTAATgtcaacaaatatttaatatttgtcaataaaatttattaatgattattttattaataaatttttatcatcATAATTCGTCAATAATTTGACTATTGTTAAACTTTGTCTATTAACTACCATCCATTAATTGTCTAAGTAAGTAAATGTGGTcgaatcaattaaaaataatattgattgaCATCAATTGAGAGAGAAAATTTTTTCCATTCCAATCgaaaaaatgtttacaaacttaaaaaaaaaatagcattagCCAAATTTAGCTTAAAGagacattaatattaatatttttaatcattaacaaaattttaatatctaagtacttctatattttttagtaattcaatatttatttagatgataaattaaaatttaatgaatttgaattacttatcaaacaaaatattaaaaaacaaaacaatttaaactaaaatgaattctatttcattattttaaaatttcttaaaaatggtgaatttttatatatcatcGTTAGTCTGTCatctatataattaattattatattttatattcacaGTTAGTCACTACGTGACAATGTTAccaaaagaaattatcaaacaCATACAACCTTACATGAGacgaaatgttttttttaattaaatccaaatttatgtatgtttaataaaatgttatgaGGGTAagtacttttttattatatctatttagtatttaattatagttcctaataaatataatttttttttataaatatgtcacTAGCCGTGAATGGTGACatttataactaaaatataactttaGTTTTATGAAGTTATATACATTAcacaacttttatttaatttgtttaatactATGGtggaaaaaataaagtatttttaatttaattataattaattagaaaatcaTTCATCAGAtcattaaatatcaaataactaaTTTCACCAAAATTGAATTATGACTCGATTATAAAAGTATCGGTAGAATCCACCATGGACGTATACGATGAATTTTAGATGATCTGCCTTCTCAGCATTCACTATCaactatttatttcatttaaatattgaattaaaatataacctaattaaatATCCATGCAATTTGACTAGATACTGCACTTATTTAAGATAAATGTTGATATAAGGAAATAAAAATTCACTTGTTAGTTTTAAAGCATTGATATATTAATTGTGTATCTACTcaatctgaatttttttttatatttttaatcaactgtagtaaaaaattatgtaacaagtaaaattaatgttttgttatatatatatatatatatatatatatatatatatatatatatatatatatatataaaatcttaaGCTTAAAAAAATATCCATGATTATTGTTAAGATTAAGAATATAAACTTACAAACT contains:
- the LOC114179569 gene encoding dof zinc finger protein DOF5.4-like, with translation MQQIHSMAPGTPGGGGGTRFFSGTAAADRRLRPHHQNHQALKCPRCDSLNTKFCYYNNYNLSQPRHFCKNCRRYWTKGGVLRNVPVGGGCRKSKRSNKPAKTSDAAPPPPPPDPDHSSSESSSLTAAAAEPVSAPINSDSTNMQESKLLVPVDPVLETNPVEQGAGDCGGIFSEIGPFTSLIATSTNEPLGFGFGNALPDASSFQWQHSRVSGNQELKLPESSFLDHTVDLSTLHGKTNHGTFGSLDWQGGADQGLFDLPNTVDHAYWSHTHWSDHDNSSLFHLP